The region gaaagagagaatatgaaaaataaataaaaaatacagaaaatgGATACTATATAACACCAAACGGAATGAGAAATATGGAAACGATGTCGTGTCAAACAGAAACGGTATGATatattatactatttattatgcAACACGAACAACACGGTACGAGATTGGCACGATTTGGGTTCGGTATCGGTTTTTCGATTTTGATTCCCAGCATTACCTGGCCAAATGATGTCGTTTGGTATATAGCTCattctatttttttcaattggcTTGCCCTAAAAATTATGTTATTTTGAGCCAGGctttaaaataagaaataaaatgatcAGCCTCCTCCCATTTCATGTATCCTACTCCACTGCACATCCCCAAACAATTTCATTCCCAAATTAATATCTCACAACCCTAGGAGTGCCAACTTCCCAACCCCACCACTACCTCTCTGCCAGCGCTGACCACCACCGCCTTGAGCCGTCACcgtatttctatttttgtagtgttattttctttgtaggaAAAATTTCGAAACTTTTACACTAAGACCCTTTGGCTCAAGaatcctggatccgccactgcaTGGAGGTGTCCATTTTCTACGATTGTAATTCCTCTACTATTACCCCCAAGCCCAAGAATTGGTTTCACTGCAATGTCAATCAGCCTTCTAAAGACTCTTATTACTTGATCGGGACAGTCTCGATGAACCATATTATGAGCGGtgttgttgaggcccaaaaaatccaaggttgggcccaaatatattttcgGCCCAGTACAACACCAAGCAAAAAATCCTTATTTAAGCAACatgccacgctacaagcttaagtagTCCCAAGCCACGGAAATTCTTGAGGCTTGCTGAGCAGGTTGTGATAGGATGGTTACGAGTATTCacgaggcccattgatgggccaagaagtggaagttttgggctgcttgggagcaccaaaactcgagcccatttcttgagcccaaacatATGGGTAAGTCTAAGAGAGAAGGAGTGGCCCAATAGCTCAATGGCTTGCAAACACTTGGAaaaatcccacatcgaccaaaatATGTAGCACCTTTATCAAATAGGCTATTTCCAGCAACTTGAGCAAACTTACAGGCCGCTAGAAACAAGATACCAATAGCCCAGCCCAGCATCATGGAAAATATCTAGCATATCTGtcaaaaccatcaaaaccaagcaaacccATGTGCTGATCACCTTTTGACTAGCACCCATACCCATTCTTTCCTCTTCAAGCTTTGGTgagaaaacaagaagcaaAAGTGGGTGGCTCCTCACCCACGTGGAGAAGTCCAACTGCCTGAGGACCTTGGAACTCCAAAAAGCTTCATGCCTAAATGCTCAAGCTAGGGAAGTTTCACCAAATAAGATGGAAtagaagaaagtgaagaaaaagggGAGAGGGTGGCTTGATAAAATTAAGGTTTTCAGTGCCTATAAAGGGAGCCACTTTCTACCCAGCAAAGAGAACTCACCTTGGTTGCTGCAAGCCTCCCAACAACCATGAGAATTCATCGAAGGCAAGCATCCCCTCtggaacccttcaatttcatgctttgttcttccatcttcctcctttctctctctcaaaacccatatccagagagagcaagcatcatctctcatctctgGAACCCTTTAATTTCATGCTttgttcttccatcttctttctctctctcccaaaaacccacctccagagagagcaagcatcatctctcatctctggaacccttcaatttcatgctctgttcttccatcttcttcctctctctcccaaaacacacatccagagagcaagcatcatcTCTCATCCTTGAAACCCCTGCAATTTCGAGTCTTACTCCTCCATCTCTTCCTATTTTCTCTTCTGTCTTGCAACCTAGGAGCTTGAAAGCTTTCGTCAAGCTACTGGAAATATTTTAAAGCCACCCAtgcttccatcttcttcctctcttaccATAAACACACATccagagagcaagcatcatcTTTCATCTCTGAAACCCCGGCAATTTCGAGCCTTACTCCTCCAtctcttcccattttctcttctgtcaTGCAACCCAGGAGCCTGACAaagctttcgtcaagctgctggaaattACCCACAACACCTATTCATCCACcataatctctctctctctctctctctctctctctctctctctctctctctctctctctctctcctcaacaAATCCTCACGAAATCATTACTTCAAGCCTCTGTTCCTCATAGAAAACCCAAgccttttctctctcatgctaaactcGTGAATGctcagctcccatgccacaagttTCTCATGCAAAGCccaagaatttatctgtaagtgactgttggtttcattggtgaagaagACCAAAGTGTTTCTTAAGGCTCAGCTACCCTTTCGAGACACTCTTGGGGTCTGATCCTCGAACTCAGACACAGGCCCATTCTTCAGGGTGCTGGAATAAAAAGACCCCCACAGGTGTCAAGTGTAAGATTGAAACTACAGTGCTGATTCTCAAGACTGCGGCTGCGAAGCTGGGTGCCAATAGGTCACTGTTTCAGGAAGCGATCATGGAAGGCTTTAACGTTAACTATACCAACCCTTATGATAATGAATGCTCTAAATGGCTTGATGTAAAAAGTTGTGGGTTtgactccgattcgagccggCCCGTTTGCTTTTGTGGGGATCGGGTTTGTGACATATTAGGTACCATATTCAATAGTATACGTACttgaagtttaaattttttcttcattttataatttttttttagtataagtAATAGTGAAAATTATAGCGAAAAGAGGATTCTCACACATGCCattaaattacaatagaaGTTCGAATCTGGGACCACCAGTGACAACTAACTAGGAATTGTTgacatcatatttttatttcttgtttcaCGGATACGATTTAGATAGATAGCAACAATAAGCCGTCGTGAATTAGGAATTTCTGGAAATTTTTACGTAGTGTTTTGACTGTTCGATATCCAAAACTTTCTCGTCTTTTAGTTTTGCGTACCTACTTTGCTTTCCTGCTATGAAATTCCACTGTCAAATTAAAACAACAGGATTCTTATTGGTTTTAAAATGTTCAAATTGTGAACATTTGGCAACAAAATGACTAGATTTAGTGAAATTAGCAACATGTAACTAAAAAATATCTGTTGGAgtggttttttgttgttgttttttttaccAATGGATTATAGATATTCATTTATTGATCAACATTTCTCTATCATGTGATTGTTTCTGGAGAAAAGATTGCAATAGGTAACTCTGCTTGGTTCCTTTGTTTCGTTCTAGCCCTTGATTCAGTAACTATTAAATGGTAGCCCTCCAAAGGTCATTTAAAAGTTACATGACTGCTCAAAATGACTAGGAGCTTAACTATCATCTAACTAACTACAATAAATTAAAGgtagattcactattatacccaatataggagcccaaattataaaaaaaaacatatatgaaatggactttaaaaaCACATCCAAAGCTCACTTACAAGTTGCAACACAACAAAaagacttttaacttcttataaattacaaaactgccattgatttcttaaaacaagcccaaccttaaaacctcataaaaaaacccaaaacactcaatagggcatcaaagtaatttaataatcaaaattcaattcaataggCCAACTGTcagtttttgggtttttatttatttataaaaattaaattgtgtagggtttatttatatcatTAGTGTTAAGAATGGGtgtatgactaaatatctctaaataaaaatacaagaagaGAAGTGAAATATAAAGAAACAAGTATTTTGTTCCAGGTTTTATTTCAATATCACTTTATTCTattgcttttatttcttttctggtATTGAGATGCTTTTGTCTTTCACAACCTAATGAAATGCATaacttgaaaatatttttgaatttatagGGATTTTAGCGGGTGTAACTTCCGCCAttgttttcattgtttgtaTGGTACacgcataaaaaaaaaaaaacagtgcttttcttgaagaaatataAGAAGAATGAGATTGACATCCAGGAAGTTATAACAAATAATGGATGGATGGCCCCAAAGCGGTATAGTTACTCCGATGTGAAGAAGATGACTCATTGGTTCAAAGATCAAATTGGTAAAGCAGGATATGGCACAGTATACAGAGGAAAGCTACCTGATGGCCTTCTGGTGGCAGTTAAAGTCCTAAGTGAGTCCAAGGGTAATGGAGAAGACTTCATTAATGAAGTTGCTAGCATTGGTAGAACTTCCCATGTCAACATAGTCACTCTTTGTGGATTCTGTTATGAGAGGAACAAAAGAGCTTTGATTTATGAATTCATGCCTAATGGATCTCTGGAAAATTTCATACGTAAGCAAGGATCTGAAATGGCCAATTCTCGCTTAGAATGGAAAAAACTATCTGAAATTGCAGTCGGCATTGCCCGAGGACTAGAATACTTACACCGTGGATGTAACACAAGAATTGTGCATTTTGACATAAAGCCACAGAACATTCTTTTGGACAAATATTTTTGCCCAAAAGTAGCTGATTTTGGCCTTGCCAAATTGTGCAAAACGAAGGAGAGTATCGTATTGATGCTGGGGACAAGGGAACTGTAGGATACATCGCACCAGAAGTATTTAGCTGGAACTTTGGAGGCGTATCGCACAAATGTGATGTTtacacactactacaaaaaagcaaaaagacgacggtaaatcaccgtcgtgtattcggtttttcaatggtcgtggaatccaccgtcatcttttccctcataaaccacgacgctaaatcaccgtcgttgttaaaatatacaacgtcatcaacaaatacaaaacgacgtcttt is a window of Prunus dulcis unplaced genomic scaffold, ALMONDv2, whole genome shotgun sequence DNA encoding:
- the LOC117613296 gene encoding LOW QUALITY PROTEIN: PR5-like receptor kinase (The sequence of the model RefSeq protein was modified relative to this genomic sequence to represent the inferred CDS: inserted 1 base in 1 codon), which gives rise to MAPKRYSYSDVKKMTHWFKDQIGKAGYGTVYRGKLPDGLLVAVKVLSESKGNGEDFINEVASIGRTSHVNIVTLCGFCYERNKRALIYEFMPNGSLENFIRKQGSEMANSRLEWKKLSEIAVGIARGLEYLHRGCNTRIVHFDIKPQNILLDKYFCPKVADFGLAKLCKTKESIVLMLGXKGTVGYIAPEVFSWNFGGVSHKCDVYTLLQK